The following are encoded together in the Xanthomonas vesicatoria ATCC 35937 genome:
- the pyrE gene encoding orotate phosphoribosyltransferase yields MTDHRTRFLQLALGADALRFGEFTLKSGRLSPYFFNAGRFDSGVKTAQLAQCYADAIDAAGVDFDLLFGPAYKGIPLATALACAYAGRGRDLPLAFNRKEAKDHGEGGTLIGAPLAGRKVLIVDDVITAGTAIREALGIIRAAGGTPSGIVVALDRQEIASEQDRRSAAQAVAAETGIPVIAVANLADLLAFAAGNADLVGFREPLLAYRGRYGTDTTG; encoded by the coding sequence ATGACCGACCACCGCACCCGTTTCCTGCAGCTGGCCCTGGGCGCCGATGCCCTGCGCTTTGGCGAGTTCACGCTCAAGTCCGGGCGGCTCAGCCCGTACTTCTTCAACGCCGGGCGTTTCGATTCCGGGGTCAAGACCGCGCAGTTGGCGCAATGCTACGCCGATGCGATCGATGCGGCCGGGGTGGACTTCGACCTGCTGTTCGGGCCGGCCTACAAGGGCATCCCGTTGGCGACCGCGCTGGCCTGTGCCTATGCCGGGCGCGGGCGCGATCTGCCGCTGGCCTTCAACCGCAAGGAAGCCAAGGACCATGGCGAGGGCGGCACCCTGATCGGCGCACCGCTGGCCGGGCGCAAGGTGTTGATCGTCGATGACGTGATCACCGCCGGCACCGCGATTCGTGAGGCGCTGGGCATCATCCGCGCCGCTGGCGGCACACCGTCCGGCATCGTGGTGGCGCTGGACCGGCAGGAGATCGCCTCCGAGCAGGATCGCCGTTCGGCGGCGCAGGCAGTGGCGGCCGAGACCGGCATTCCGGTGATCGCCGTGGCCAACCTCGCCGACCTGCTTGCATTCGCGGCAGGAAACGCCGACCTTGTGGGCTTCCGGGAACCGCTGCTGGCCTATCGTGGCCGCTACGGAACCGACACCACGGGCTGA
- a CDS encoding AmpG family muropeptide MFS transporter: MTEPTRTYKGWRGIRHAFATPSAATMALLGFGSGLPFLLIASQTLSTRLRDVGLDLGSIGLISLASFFYLLKFLWAPLIDRYAFPLTAFLGRRRSWLLVAQIGVTVGLVALAFSRPDLSVTGLVSWVLFASFWGATQDSVVDAYRIEIAPETAQAALAATYTLGYRVGLILGGAGALYMAEYLDWTWAYLGMSALMVLPIITTLVCREPDRPEATVVRRVDVAGAFWQPISSFFSSNGLALGIVLLLFVGLYKFPDQVIGVMAGPFYLDSGYTKADIATVSKLFGVWIGIAGAFAGGAAVAAFGFRRMLLVAALGVALSNLAFLLMAHNPGKLWAFYAALSADNLFQGFAGSVLVAFMSSLTDRNFTATQYALLVSLANLPGKFAGGVSGFLVESTSYSTFFIFSALTVIPTLALLAWLWPRLLAHDRRPD, encoded by the coding sequence ATGACCGAGCCCACCCGAACCTATAAAGGCTGGCGCGGCATCCGACACGCCTTCGCCACGCCATCAGCGGCGACCATGGCCCTGCTGGGCTTTGGTAGCGGGTTGCCATTTCTGTTGATCGCCTCACAGACCCTGTCGACCCGGCTCCGCGACGTCGGCCTGGATCTGGGCAGCATCGGCCTGATCAGCCTGGCCAGCTTCTTCTATCTGCTCAAATTCCTGTGGGCGCCACTGATCGACCGCTATGCGTTTCCGCTGACCGCGTTCCTGGGCCGTCGCCGGTCCTGGCTGCTGGTCGCGCAGATCGGTGTCACCGTTGGCCTGGTCGCACTGGCGTTTTCGCGGCCTGACCTGAGTGTGACCGGGCTGGTGAGCTGGGTGCTGTTCGCCTCGTTCTGGGGCGCCACCCAGGATTCGGTCGTGGATGCCTATCGCATCGAAATCGCCCCGGAGACCGCACAGGCCGCGTTGGCTGCGACCTACACGCTGGGGTATCGCGTCGGCTTGATCCTGGGCGGGGCGGGCGCCCTGTATATGGCCGAATACCTCGACTGGACCTGGGCCTACCTGGGGATGTCGGCATTGATGGTGCTGCCGATCATCACCACTCTGGTCTGCCGTGAGCCGGACCGCCCCGAAGCGACCGTGGTGCGCCGTGTCGACGTGGCGGGTGCATTCTGGCAACCCATTTCCAGCTTCTTTTCCAGCAACGGCTTGGCATTGGGGATCGTGCTGCTGCTGTTCGTCGGCCTGTACAAGTTCCCGGACCAGGTGATCGGCGTGATGGCGGGCCCGTTCTATCTGGACTCCGGCTACACCAAGGCAGACATTGCCACCGTCTCCAAGCTGTTCGGTGTCTGGATCGGCATTGCCGGTGCTTTCGCCGGTGGAGCCGCAGTGGCCGCGTTCGGCTTCCGGCGCATGCTGCTGGTCGCCGCCCTGGGCGTGGCGCTGTCCAATCTCGCTTTCCTGCTGATGGCGCACAACCCCGGCAAGCTGTGGGCGTTCTACGCCGCACTCAGCGCCGATAACCTGTTTCAGGGGTTTGCTGGCAGCGTATTAGTGGCCTTCATGTCTTCGTTGACAGACCGCAACTTCACCGCCACCCAGTACGCGTTGCTGGTCTCGCTGGCCAACCTGCCGGGCAAGTTCGCCGGCGGCGTGTCCGGGTTCTTGGTCGAGTCCACCTCGTACAGCACCTTCTTCATCTTTAGCGCGCTCACCGTGATTCCCACCCTGGCGCTGCTGGCCTGGCTATGGCCGCGCTTGCTGGCGCACGACCGGCGGCCGGATTGA
- a CDS encoding lipid-A-disaccharide synthase N-terminal domain-containing protein has translation METSLLDQQLTWLYWTGIHVTGWKLIGYVGALMFGGRWLVQFVASKRAGKPVIPRLFWYMSVVGSLMTLSYFVFSAKQDSVGVLQNLFPAFTAFYSLYLDVKHRGWKRDRAEH, from the coding sequence ATGGAAACGAGCCTGCTGGACCAGCAACTGACCTGGCTGTACTGGACCGGCATCCATGTCACCGGCTGGAAGTTGATCGGGTATGTGGGCGCGTTGATGTTCGGCGGCCGCTGGCTGGTGCAGTTCGTCGCCTCCAAGCGTGCCGGCAAGCCGGTGATCCCGCGTCTGTTCTGGTACATGAGCGTGGTGGGCAGCCTGATGACGCTGAGCTACTTCGTGTTTTCGGCCAAGCAGGATTCGGTGGGCGTGCTGCAGAACCTGTTCCCGGCGTTTACCGCGTTTTACAGCCTGTATCTGGATGTGAAGCACCGCGGCTGGAAGCGGGATCGGGCGGAACATTGA
- a CDS encoding exodeoxyribonuclease III: MRIISFNANGLRSAASKGFFDWFATQDADVLCIQETKAQEHQLAGPEFLPAGYKAWFRDASTKKGYSGVAIYAKQAPDEVRTALGWPEFDEEGRYIEARFGNLSVVSFYIPSGSSGELRQDYKFQVMEWLRPILDEWLASGRQYVLCGDWNIVRTALDIKNWKSNQKNSGCLPPERDWLNGLCADTASDASPADGRGWVDSYRVLHPQGEDYTWWSNRGAARANNVGWRIDYQLVTPGLRDALQACTIYREQRFSDHAPYIVDYVQ; this comes from the coding sequence ATGCGCATCATCAGTTTCAACGCCAACGGCCTGCGCTCGGCCGCCAGCAAAGGCTTCTTCGATTGGTTCGCCACCCAGGACGCGGACGTACTGTGCATCCAGGAGACCAAGGCGCAGGAACATCAGCTGGCCGGGCCGGAATTCCTGCCTGCCGGCTACAAGGCCTGGTTTCGCGATGCCAGCACCAAGAAGGGCTATAGCGGCGTGGCGATCTACGCCAAACAGGCCCCCGACGAAGTGCGCACCGCGCTGGGTTGGCCGGAGTTCGACGAAGAAGGCCGTTATATCGAAGCGCGCTTCGGCAATCTGAGTGTCGTCTCGTTCTATATCCCGTCCGGGTCTTCCGGTGAGCTGCGCCAGGACTACAAGTTCCAGGTGATGGAATGGCTGCGGCCGATCCTGGACGAGTGGCTGGCCAGTGGCCGCCAGTACGTGCTGTGCGGCGACTGGAACATCGTGCGTACCGCGCTGGATATCAAGAACTGGAAGTCCAACCAGAAGAACTCCGGCTGCCTGCCGCCCGAGCGCGACTGGCTCAATGGCCTGTGCGCTGATACGGCAAGCGACGCCAGCCCTGCCGATGGCCGTGGCTGGGTCGACAGCTACCGTGTATTGCATCCGCAGGGCGAGGACTACACCTGGTGGAGCAACCGCGGCGCCGCGCGCGCCAACAATGTCGGTTGGCGCATCGACTACCAGCTGGTCACCCCCGGCCTGCGCGATGCACTGCAGGCTTGCACGATCTATCGTGAGCAGCGTTTCTCTGATCACGCGCCTTATATCGTGGATTACGTGCAGTGA
- a CDS encoding ParB/RepB/Spo0J family partition protein has protein sequence MNKPIPAKKRGLGRGLEALLGPKGAAAAAAPGATSEDALQPGDTLRQLPVDQLQPGKYQPRREMDEVKLAELAESIKAQGVIQPIVARALAPGQFEIVAGERRWRASQLAGLTEVPVVVRELDDRTVIAMALIENIQREDLNPLEEAQALQRLIDEFSLTHAEAAEAVGRSRASVSNLLRLLELPVAIRVLLETRRLEMGHARALLTLAPELASKLAQEAADQGWSVREVEHRAQQFAAGKVPGSLRKGKPVTAAPQADIASLQTELSESLGTKVVFNHGRGGKGKLVIHYTDLDTLEGVLERLRTRKG, from the coding sequence ATGAACAAGCCGATCCCCGCAAAAAAGCGCGGTCTGGGCCGTGGCCTGGAAGCGCTGTTGGGACCGAAGGGCGCAGCAGCGGCAGCGGCACCCGGGGCAACCAGCGAGGACGCGCTGCAGCCGGGCGATACCCTGCGCCAGTTGCCGGTGGACCAACTGCAGCCGGGCAAGTACCAGCCGCGTCGGGAGATGGACGAGGTCAAGCTGGCCGAGCTGGCGGAGTCGATCAAGGCGCAGGGCGTGATCCAGCCGATCGTGGCGCGCGCGCTGGCACCGGGGCAGTTCGAGATCGTGGCCGGCGAACGCCGCTGGCGCGCCTCGCAACTGGCCGGGCTGACCGAAGTGCCAGTGGTGGTGCGCGAGCTGGACGACCGCACCGTCATCGCGATGGCGCTGATCGAGAACATCCAGCGCGAAGACCTCAACCCGCTGGAAGAAGCGCAGGCACTGCAGCGCTTGATCGACGAATTTTCGCTGACCCATGCCGAGGCCGCCGAAGCGGTGGGCCGCTCGCGTGCGTCGGTGTCCAACCTGCTGCGGCTGCTGGAACTGCCGGTGGCGATCCGGGTGCTGCTGGAAACCCGCCGCCTGGAAATGGGCCATGCGCGTGCGCTGCTCACCCTGGCGCCGGAACTGGCCAGCAAGCTGGCGCAGGAAGCGGCCGACCAGGGTTGGTCGGTGCGCGAGGTCGAACACCGCGCGCAGCAGTTCGCCGCCGGCAAGGTGCCGGGCTCGCTGCGCAAGGGCAAGCCGGTGACCGCGGCGCCGCAGGCAGACATCGCCTCGCTGCAGACCGAACTGTCCGAATCGCTGGGCACCAAGGTGGTGTTCAATCACGGCCGCGGCGGCAAGGGCAAGCTGGTGATCCATTACACCGATCTGGATACCCTGGAAGGCGTGCTGGAACGCCTGCGCACCCGTAAGGGGTGA
- a CDS encoding M23 family metallopeptidase — MQNSEQGRARKRRFQERLHVLHDTALHRKLKQHLPAAFNDRWTRRHWIHASLFATIGALVATIVPGFSNAIDTPLSSHSTLALPLPPLVPSRKQLAPGTEWEILQVKPGQTLSTLFGELGIPTAVMYQVLAHPGTKEALTKLRPGTEIAFDLPTPGELRALRFDRDDSHRVELRLLGDSVREKVTERATTTRTVVASGEISSSLYASAGKSGLSPAAVAIMTDEIFKYDIDFDKDLQPGDRFSVVMDETWREGERISTGDILAATFTTGGKTYTGFRFERVGKPAEYYDITGRPLKKSFIRMPVAYSRISSTFGARKHPVLGTMRMHKGVDYAAASGTPIMAAGDARVVFVGTQRGYGNVVILDHGKNYSTLYGHMSRFGKIKAGQRINQGTVIGYVGMTGLATGPHLHYEFRVAGQQRNPMSVTMPPPEPLQGAELAAFRAQTAPAMARIEGMEKMIYADAGKPAKSKPRG; from the coding sequence ATGCAGAACTCAGAGCAGGGCCGTGCACGCAAGCGGCGCTTTCAAGAACGCCTCCACGTCCTCCACGACACTGCACTGCATCGCAAGCTCAAGCAGCACCTTCCGGCGGCATTCAACGACCGCTGGACGCGCCGCCACTGGATCCACGCCAGCCTGTTCGCCACCATCGGCGCACTGGTTGCGACGATCGTGCCGGGTTTCTCCAATGCCATCGACACGCCGCTTTCCAGCCATTCCACGCTGGCTTTGCCGTTGCCGCCGCTGGTGCCTAGCCGCAAGCAGCTGGCGCCGGGCACCGAGTGGGAGATCCTGCAGGTCAAGCCGGGACAGACGCTGAGCACGCTGTTCGGGGAGTTGGGAATCCCGACCGCGGTGATGTACCAGGTGCTAGCGCATCCGGGCACCAAGGAGGCGCTGACCAAACTGCGTCCGGGTACCGAGATCGCGTTCGACCTGCCGACGCCGGGTGAGTTGCGGGCATTGCGCTTCGATCGCGACGACAGCCATCGGGTGGAATTGCGCCTGCTCGGCGATAGCGTGCGCGAGAAGGTGACCGAGCGCGCGACGACCACGCGCACCGTGGTGGCCAGCGGCGAAATCAGTAGTTCGCTGTACGCATCGGCCGGCAAGTCGGGGTTGTCGCCGGCCGCGGTGGCGATCATGACCGACGAGATCTTCAAGTACGACATCGACTTCGACAAGGATCTGCAGCCAGGCGACCGCTTCAGTGTGGTGATGGACGAAACCTGGCGCGAAGGCGAGCGGATCAGCACCGGCGACATCCTGGCGGCGACCTTCACCACCGGCGGCAAGACCTATACCGGATTCCGCTTCGAGCGTGTCGGCAAGCCAGCCGAGTATTACGACATCACCGGCCGGCCGTTGAAGAAGAGCTTCATCCGCATGCCGGTGGCCTACAGCCGCATCAGCTCCACCTTCGGTGCGCGCAAGCATCCGGTGCTGGGCACGATGCGCATGCATAAAGGTGTGGATTACGCGGCCGCGTCGGGCACGCCGATCATGGCCGCAGGCGACGCGCGGGTGGTGTTCGTCGGCACCCAGCGTGGCTATGGCAATGTGGTGATCCTGGATCACGGCAAGAACTACAGCACGCTGTACGGGCATATGTCGCGCTTCGGCAAGATCAAGGCCGGCCAGCGCATTAACCAGGGCACGGTGATCGGCTATGTCGGCATGACCGGCCTGGCCACCGGCCCGCATCTGCACTACGAATTCCGCGTCGCAGGCCAGCAGCGCAACCCGATGTCGGTGACGATGCCGCCGCCGGAGCCGCTGCAGGGCGCCGAGTTGGCGGCCTTCCGTGCGCAGACCGCGCCGGCCATGGCACGCATCGAAGGCATGGAAAAGATGATCTACGCCGATGCCGGCAAGCCTGCCAAGAGCAAGCCGCGCGGTTGA
- a CDS encoding glycosyltransferase family 2 protein: protein MSQPQLSVVVPVFNERDNVATLVGEIVAALRGLVAFEIVYVDDHSRDDTLAVLQGLKTTTPELRVLHHATQSGQSTAVRSGVKAARASWIATLDGDGQNDPADIPKLLIARSQAQPQVKLFAGWRVNRQDSGSKRWASKWANAIRSRMLQDNTPDTGCGIKLFEREAFLDLPYFDHMHRYLPALMQRAGWRTVSVPVNHRHRTAGVSKYNNLNRALVGIRDLRGVAWLITRSKRTVVEER, encoded by the coding sequence ATGAGCCAACCTCAGCTTTCCGTCGTCGTCCCGGTGTTCAACGAGCGCGATAACGTCGCAACGCTGGTCGGCGAAATCGTCGCTGCCTTGCGTGGCCTGGTAGCCTTCGAAATCGTGTACGTCGACGACCATTCGCGCGACGACACCCTGGCGGTGCTGCAAGGTCTGAAGACCACCACCCCGGAACTGCGGGTCCTGCACCACGCCACCCAGAGCGGGCAGAGCACCGCGGTGCGCAGCGGGGTCAAGGCCGCGCGCGCCAGCTGGATCGCCACGCTCGATGGCGATGGCCAGAACGATCCGGCCGACATCCCCAAGCTGCTGATCGCGCGCAGCCAGGCGCAACCGCAGGTCAAGTTGTTCGCCGGCTGGCGGGTCAACCGACAGGATTCCGGGTCCAAGCGCTGGGCCAGCAAATGGGCCAACGCGATCCGCTCGCGCATGCTGCAGGACAACACGCCCGACACCGGCTGTGGCATCAAGTTGTTCGAGCGCGAGGCGTTCCTGGACCTGCCCTACTTCGACCACATGCACCGTTACCTGCCGGCACTGATGCAGCGCGCCGGTTGGCGCACGGTGAGCGTGCCGGTCAACCACCGCCATCGTACCGCCGGCGTCTCCAAGTACAACAATCTCAATCGCGCGCTGGTGGGCATCCGCGACCTGCGCGGGGTGGCGTGGCTGATCACCCGCAGCAAGCGCACCGTGGTGGAGGAACGTTGA
- a CDS encoding suppressor of fused domain protein: MSHADETTSPSGSPILHHAQAKGFEPVRGEDCIEQISAHIEQHLGPIASVFHALVSDTVHLDVHIVPPNAHSPCLRLVTSGMSDLPMTLPDRVEAPRSMELMLSLPGDWSMDQRDFDDERHYWPIRLLKNLARLPHKFDTWLGFGHTLPNGNPAEPYAPGVAFDGAIVLPPLSTPPEFAHLRIDADKTIAFMTVVPLYPEEMALKLSQGSDALLDRFDACNIQDSIDLRRRNVAKKRFFGLF, encoded by the coding sequence ATGAGCCACGCCGACGAGACGACCAGCCCCTCCGGCAGCCCCATCCTGCATCACGCGCAGGCCAAAGGCTTTGAGCCGGTACGCGGCGAAGACTGCATCGAGCAGATCAGCGCGCATATCGAGCAGCACCTGGGACCGATTGCCAGCGTGTTTCATGCACTCGTCTCCGACACCGTGCATCTGGACGTGCACATCGTGCCGCCCAACGCGCACTCGCCGTGCCTGCGTCTGGTGACCTCGGGTATGAGCGATCTGCCGATGACGCTGCCCGACAGGGTGGAGGCGCCGCGTTCCATGGAACTGATGCTGAGCCTGCCGGGCGACTGGTCGATGGACCAGCGCGATTTCGACGACGAGCGCCACTACTGGCCCATCCGCCTGCTCAAGAACCTGGCGCGGCTGCCGCACAAGTTCGACACCTGGTTGGGGTTTGGCCATACCCTTCCCAATGGCAACCCAGCCGAGCCGTATGCGCCAGGCGTCGCCTTCGACGGCGCGATCGTGCTGCCGCCGCTGAGCACGCCGCCAGAGTTCGCCCATCTGCGCATCGATGCCGACAAGACCATCGCCTTCATGACGGTGGTGCCGTTGTATCCGGAAGAGATGGCGTTGAAGCTGAGCCAGGGCAGCGATGCACTGCTGGACCGCTTCGATGCCTGCAACATTCAGGACAGCATCGACCTGCGCCGCCGCAACGTGGCGAAAAAGCGCTTTTTCGGGTTGTTCTGA
- a CDS encoding ParA family protein, with translation MARIIAIANQKGGVGKTTTAVNLAAGLARAPKRVLLVDLDSQGNATMGSGIDKRDVAASTCDLLLGENTAAEIRVTAPEGFDLLPGNIDLTAAEIQLMDQGEREQRLKRALAPIRDEYDFILIDCPPALSLLTLNALTAADSIIVPMQCEYYALEGLTALLETIEALRANLNPALEIEGVLRTMFDIRNNLANAVSAELTEHFGDKVFRTIVPRNVRLAEAPSHGQSIVGYDRTSRGGVAYLGLAGEIVRRQNDRNKAYRPVETA, from the coding sequence ATGGCCCGGATCATCGCCATTGCCAACCAGAAGGGCGGCGTCGGCAAGACCACGACGGCAGTCAATCTGGCGGCCGGCCTGGCGCGCGCGCCCAAGCGTGTGTTGCTGGTGGATCTGGACTCGCAGGGCAATGCCACGATGGGCAGCGGCATCGACAAGCGCGATGTGGCCGCCTCCACCTGCGATCTGCTGCTGGGCGAGAACACCGCTGCCGAGATCCGAGTCACCGCGCCGGAAGGCTTCGACCTGCTGCCAGGCAACATCGACCTGACCGCCGCCGAGATCCAGCTGATGGACCAGGGCGAGCGCGAGCAGCGGCTCAAACGCGCACTGGCACCGATCCGCGACGAGTACGACTTCATCCTGATCGACTGCCCGCCGGCGCTGTCGCTGCTGACGCTCAATGCGTTGACCGCCGCCGACTCGATCATCGTGCCGATGCAGTGCGAGTACTACGCGCTGGAAGGGCTGACCGCGCTGCTGGAAACCATCGAAGCGCTGCGTGCCAACCTCAACCCGGCGCTGGAAATCGAAGGCGTGCTGCGCACGATGTTCGATATCCGCAACAACCTGGCCAATGCGGTGTCGGCGGAGCTGACCGAGCATTTCGGCGACAAGGTGTTCCGCACCATCGTGCCGCGCAACGTGCGCCTGGCCGAGGCGCCCAGCCATGGCCAGAGCATCGTCGGTTACGACCGCACCTCGCGCGGTGGCGTGGCGTACCTGGGCCTGGCCGGCGAAATCGTGCGCCGGCAGAACGACCGCAACAAGGCCTACCGGCCCGTGGAGACCGCCTGA
- a CDS encoding anhydro-N-acetylmuramic acid kinase, with translation MTVLEHENSPLYLGLMSGTSADGIDAALVRFADDSHRRCELVAGMTVPWAPQLRETLVALGQGAETIAIDALGRLDAQVGLAFADAANQLIDASGVARQRIRAIGSHGQTIRHRPTGDPAFTWQIGDASRIAEHTGITTAADFRRRDVAAGGQGAPLMPAFHLAMLGAGDEDRAVLNLGGIGNLTLIPRDGTVLGFDTGPANALLDSWCLQQRGAAFDAEGAFAASGRVDSALLQALLAEPWFALAPPKSTGREQFHLDWVLQAMGGAPLDAADVQSTLLELTAATVADALLRLQPQTRRVLVCGGGVRNPVLMARLAARLPGVVVESSARYGLDPDYLEAMGFAWLAAELLAGRPANLPSVTGAAGLRLLGAIYPA, from the coding sequence ATGACCGTTCTGGAACACGAAAACTCCCCGCTGTATCTGGGCCTGATGTCGGGCACCAGCGCCGATGGCATCGATGCCGCGCTGGTGCGTTTTGCCGATGACAGCCACCGGCGCTGCGAGCTGGTTGCAGGCATGACGGTGCCGTGGGCACCGCAGCTGCGCGAGACCCTGGTGGCGCTGGGCCAGGGCGCCGAGACCATCGCCATCGATGCGCTGGGCCGGCTGGATGCGCAGGTGGGCCTGGCCTTTGCAGACGCGGCCAATCAATTGATCGATGCCAGTGGCGTTGCGCGGCAGCGCATCCGCGCGATCGGCTCGCATGGGCAGACCATTCGCCATCGGCCGACCGGCGACCCGGCGTTTACCTGGCAGATCGGCGATGCGAGCCGGATTGCCGAGCACACCGGGATCACCACGGCAGCCGACTTCCGCCGCCGCGACGTGGCAGCCGGGGGCCAGGGTGCGCCGCTGATGCCGGCGTTTCATCTGGCAATGCTGGGGGCAGGCGATGAAGATCGCGCGGTGCTCAATCTGGGCGGCATCGGCAATCTGACCTTGATTCCGCGCGACGGCACGGTGCTGGGCTTCGATACCGGCCCGGCCAATGCGTTGCTGGACAGCTGGTGCCTGCAACAGCGTGGTGCGGCATTCGACGCTGAGGGTGCGTTTGCTGCGAGCGGGAGGGTCGACTCCGCGCTGCTGCAGGCGTTGCTGGCCGAGCCGTGGTTTGCGTTGGCGCCGCCCAAGAGCACCGGTCGCGAGCAGTTCCATCTGGATTGGGTGCTGCAGGCGATGGGCGGCGCGCCGCTGGATGCCGCCGATGTGCAGTCGACCCTGCTCGAACTCACCGCAGCCACCGTGGCCGATGCTCTGCTGCGCCTGCAGCCGCAGACCCGCCGCGTGCTGGTGTGCGGCGGCGGCGTACGCAATCCGGTGCTGATGGCGCGGCTGGCGGCGCGGCTGCCGGGCGTGGTAGTGGAATCCAGCGCGCGATACGGGCTGGACCCGGATTATCTCGAGGCGATGGGGTTTGCGTGGCTGGCGGCCGAACTGCTGGCCGGGCGCCCGGCAAATCTGCCGTCGGTTACCGGCGCTGCGGGGCTACGGCTGTTAGGGGCGATCTATCCGGCGTGA
- a CDS encoding SDR family NAD(P)-dependent oxidoreductase has product MTILVTGAAGFIGAYTCRALAARGENVVGLDNYNSYYDPQLKRDRVAALCPQIDIRTLDLTDRDGLAALFDEIQPSRVVHLAAQAGVRYSLENPSAYVDSNLVGFVNMLELCRHRGVQHLVYASSSSVYGDSATPPFSEDQRVDQPRSLYAATKAANELMGYTYAQLYGLRATGLRFFTVYGPWGRPDMAPLIFSRAVLAGRPIEVFNHGKMQRDFTFVADIVAGVLGALDTPSGEAIPHRVFNLGNHTPVELEYFIDVIAQAAGRPAEKLYRPMQPGDMIRTMADTRRAQAAFGFDPATPVERGLPQVVDWCRSYFGERA; this is encoded by the coding sequence ATGACCATCCTCGTCACCGGCGCCGCCGGTTTCATCGGCGCCTACACCTGCCGCGCACTGGCTGCGCGTGGCGAGAACGTGGTGGGCCTGGACAATTACAACAGCTACTACGACCCGCAGCTCAAGCGCGACCGGGTAGCGGCGTTATGCCCGCAGATCGACATCCGCACGCTGGACCTGACCGACCGCGATGGCCTGGCGGCGCTGTTCGATGAGATCCAGCCCAGCCGCGTCGTGCACCTGGCCGCGCAGGCCGGGGTGCGTTATTCGCTGGAAAACCCGTCTGCCTATGTCGACAGCAACCTGGTCGGCTTCGTCAACATGCTCGAGCTGTGCCGGCACCGCGGCGTGCAGCACCTGGTGTATGCGTCCAGCAGCTCTGTCTACGGCGATTCGGCCACCCCGCCGTTCTCCGAAGACCAGCGCGTGGACCAGCCACGCTCGTTGTATGCCGCGACCAAGGCTGCCAACGAGCTGATGGGGTACACCTATGCGCAGCTGTATGGGTTGCGCGCCACCGGACTGCGCTTTTTCACCGTGTACGGCCCGTGGGGTCGACCGGACATGGCACCGCTGATCTTCAGCCGCGCGGTGCTGGCCGGGCGCCCGATCGAGGTGTTCAACCACGGCAAGATGCAGCGCGACTTCACCTTCGTGGCCGACATCGTGGCCGGCGTGCTCGGCGCGCTGGATACCCCCAGCGGCGAGGCGATCCCGCACCGGGTGTTCAACCTGGGCAACCACACGCCCGTGGAATTGGAGTATTTCATCGACGTCATCGCCCAGGCGGCAGGCCGCCCGGCCGAAAAGCTCTACCGGCCGATGCAACCGGGCGACATGATCCGCACCATGGCCGACACGCGGCGCGCGCAGGCCGCGTTCGGGTTCGATCCGGCCACGCCAGTGGAGCGCGGCTTGCCGCAGGTGGTGGACTGGTGCCGCAGCTATTTCGGCGAGCGCGCCTGA